One region of Solea senegalensis isolate Sse05_10M linkage group LG14, IFAPA_SoseM_1, whole genome shotgun sequence genomic DNA includes:
- the cbarpb gene encoding voltage-dependent calcium channel beta subunit-associated regulatory protein — protein sequence MSNESTVWNTLPENSTEIPFKAKEQQDGYVLILVILSILLVGTLIFISILLITCRRCYRGGRCCDRASDDPEKPNATYMEEAQPTHAITIRVDESDCLSMGSAHDQETERFLSTGTTGRRVSFNEAALFDHGKKAQEKGRRYTLTEGDFHHLKNARLTHLHIPPPALKIVTIHECDSAENTITMTTRPVTKSALSIFQPMLCPLPQTALTSLSVSPSCALPEDTLNSMVDTSFTENTVALSTKEPTYSSIEMMGAGPRGRGSSVSVGEGAMVGGSGALPPAAAAAAGGGGAGGAGSQGPVLQFFTKLRRHASLEGASPYFKIKKWKLDSSQRASSLDTRGSPKRRQFQRQRAASESMDQDDNDAHHIDLIQYIARTQDVVYCPSQPARLLSPPSTPPPSLGRVEVEVTVEPHCSHGGPGVIGLSPDPQDEALNLARMEGAYPSDPRDPQDPQSLYRDIWTLRASLEQYATSDHSSNNDRNSICSDGDSVCSLSGRTEAERLGLPSNPSQDLGDEAEVGEDDKGLLMCVDEKWGMKEVKKRKQASTDSERGASDGETGTRKLLQMDSGYASIEAPSRGPEDLRLFGSGSISSSPKDRTAHEKRHHFTHAGRSGTIGDSFESHLFEEEPEEELLLGASGGVAIETGAGSLSWLPYGQMLTPRDVAQLSPQPPTLHRRDYSIDEKTDALFHEFLRHDPQFDQLESPLRKHKSRIHLRKQWQRHKQWSDPGVRHLQSSFERQRTPLRRGESVNYPLDTSYHSTLPRIVSAPDEETSDGTGSIPDTPKVEPTTAEDGSKERRRGITVRDTEDHTSSPLDRNERLGEQLDPQEDSKQSGLPPEPPDERSPPRPPDSSGFGPQTITAELTDKLTASLDERLYAGLRRTRDTAAECVTVTATRASPDNSPV from the exons ATGAGCAATGAGTCTACCGTCTGGAACACCCTACCAGAAAACTCCACG GAGATCCCATTCAAGGCCAAGGAGCAACAGGATGGCTATGTGCTCATCCTGGTGATCCTCTCCATCCTCCTGGTAGGAACGCTGATCTTCAtctccatcctcctcatcacctgCCGTCGCTGCTACCGGGGAGGGCGATGCTGTGACAG GGCCAGCGATGACCCTGAAAAACCCAACGCCACCTACATGGAGGAGGCTCAGCCCACCcatg CAATCACCATCAGGGTGGATGAGTCAGACTGCCTGTCAATGGGCAGCGCTCACGATCAAGAGACGGAGCGCTTCCTCTCCACGGGCACTACGGGCCGCCGCGTCTCCTTCAATGAGGCAGCACTCTTCGATCATGGCAAGAAAGCCCAGGAGAAGGGCCGCAG GTACACTCTGACCGAGGGTGACTTTCACCACCTGAAGAATGCCCGCCTCACGCACCTGCACATCCCTCCCCCAGCCCTCAAGATAGTAACCATCCATGAGTGCGACTCAGCCGAGAACaccatcaccatgacaacacgTCCTGTCACAAAGTCAGCGCTTTCCATCTTCCAG CCAATGCTTTGCCCCCTTCCACAAACAGCGCTGACCAGTCTGAGTGTCAGTCCCAGCTGTGCTCTCCCTGAAGATACCCTCAACTCTATGGTGGACACCAGCTTCACTGAGAACACTGTAGCACTCAGCACGAAAGAGCCCACCTACAGCTCT ATCGAGATGATGGGAGCTGGGCCTCGGGGCAGAGGCAGCAGTGTCAGTGTTGGAGAAGGGGCCATGGTGGGCGGCAGTGGcgctcttcctcctgctgctgctgctgctgctggtgggggtggtgctggtggtgcagGAAGCCAGGGCCCGGTGCTGCAATTCTTCACTAAACTGCGACGCCATGCTAGTTTGGAGGGGGCTAGTCCCTATTTCAAGATCAAGAAATGGAAGCTGGACAGCAGCCAAAGAGCGTCGAGTCTGGACACCAGAG GCTCGCCGAAGAGACGGCAGTTCCAGCGCCAACGAGCCGCCAGTGAGAGCATGGACCAGGACGACAATGACGCACACCACATAGACCTCATCCAGTACATCGCCCGCACGCAGGACGTCGTCTACTGTCCCAGCCAGCCCGCGCGCCTTCTCTCCCCGCCCTCTACACCACCCCCCTCCCTCGGCAG GGTAGAGGTAGAGGTGACGGTGGAGCCCCACTGCAGCCATGGAGGACCAGGGGTGATTGGCCTTTCCCCTGATCCCCAAGATGAAGCACTGAACCTGGCAAGAATGGAAGGTGCATATCCCTCAGACCCCCGCGACCCCCAGGATCCCCAGTCACTTTACAGAGACATCTGGACCCTCCGTGCATCCCTGGAACAGTACGCCACCTCGGACCACAGTAGCAACAATGACAGGAACTCCATCTGCAGTGACGGTGACAGTGTATGCTCATTGAGTGGACGCACAGAGGCGGAAAGATTAGGGCTTCCTAGCAACCCGTCCCAGGATTTAGGTGATGAAGCAGAGGTTGGGGAGGACGACAAGGGTTTGTTGATGTGTGTGGATGAGAAGTGGGGCATGAAGGAggtgaaaaagaggaaacaggCCAGCACAGATTCAGAGCGAGGGGCCAGTGACGGAGAAACAGGGACTCGTAAACTGCTGCAGATGGACAGTGGCTATGCATCAATAGAAGCTCCATCTCGAGGTCCAGAAGACCTGCGACTGTTTGGAAGCggtagcatcagcagcagcccAAAGGACAGGACAGCACACGAGAAGAGGCACCACTTCACTCATGCGGGGCGAAGTGGCACTATCGGCGACAGCTTTGAGTCTCATCTGTTTGAAGAGGAGCCAGAAGAGGAGTTGTTGTTGGGTGCGAGTGGAGGAGTTGCCATAGAAACAGGTGCTGGTTCGCTGAGCTGGTTGCCATACGGGCAGATGCTCACGCCTCGAGATGTTGCACAACTTTCACCTCAACCACCAACCCTACACCGACGAGACTACAGCATCGACGAGAAGACAGATGCTCTGTTCCACGAGTTTCTCCGTCACGACCCTCAATTCGATCAGCTGGAGTCACCTCTAAGAAAACACAAGTCCCGTATCCACCTCCGCAAGCAGTGGCAGCGGCACAAGCAGTGGAGCGACCCGGGCGTTAGACACCTCCAGTCGTCCTTCGAGAGACAACGGACTCCACTACGGAGGGGGGAGAGTGTAAATTACCCACTAGACACAAGTTACCACAGCACCCTGCCTCGCATCGTCAGTGCTCCTGATGAGGAGACCAGCGATGGGACAGGCAGCATTCCCGACACTCCAAAAGTAGAGCCTACAACTGCGGAAGATGGAAGCAAAGAGAGAAGGCGGGGCATCACtgtcagagacactgaggaccaCACGTCCTCTCCATTGGACAGAAATGAAAGGCTGGGGGAGCAGCTTGACCCTCAGGAGGACAGCAAACAGTCAGGACTCCCGCCTGAGCCTCCGGACGAGCGCTCGCCGCCTCGACCGCCTGATTCCTCGGGCTTCGGCCCGCAAACCATCACAGCAGAGCTTACAGACAAACTAACTGCTAGCCTGGATGAGAGGCTGTACGCTGGCCTTCGCAGGACCAGGGACACGGCCGCTGAGTGTGTGACGGTGACGGCCACACGCGCCTCTCCAGACAACAGCCCAGTGTAG